GATAAAGAATTATTACCGGTAATGCGCGAGAATCTCAAAAAATATCCCGCCGGAGGGTTTATATTATTCGCGAAAAATATTCGAGATCCTGAACAATTAATTAATTATATGAACTCATTAGAAGACGCTTGCGAAATCCCCCCGATTTTTGCCATAGACGAAGAAGGCGGATTAATAGCCAGACTCGGAAATAATGAAAGTTTTGACCTTCCTAAAATTGCGCCCTTGCTTGAAATAGGCGAGACAGGAGACCCCGAAAACGCTTATAATGCCGGTTACACAATAGGAAATTATTTAAATTATTACGGATTCATGCTTGATTTTGCACCAGTTGCCGACGTAATTGACCCTGATATATTAAGTTCTGATAATCCAATCAGCAAAAATAAACGCTCATTCGGAAGTGATCCCGTTCTAGTCTCTCAAATGGTAAGCGCATTTCTTGACGGACTCCACGCTAATAAAGTTGCAGGCTGTATTAAACATTTTCCGGGACATGGCAGCACAGTAAATGACACTCACGCGGATTATGCGGCAATTACTAAGACATGGGATGAACTATTACAATTTGATTTAATACCGTTTATTGACAATTTTGATAATACAGATTTAGTAATGATAGAGCATATAACACTAGAAAATATTACAAGCGACGATTTACCCGCGAGTCTCTCTAAGCAGTTAATCACTGGCAAATTAAGAAATGAACTCGGATATGACGGCTTAATTTTAACAGACTCGCTTGAAATGGGAGCAATAAATAAATATTATCCCGCCGGTGAAGCTGCTGTGTTAGCTCTTGAAGCAGGGAACGACATTTTATTAATCCCATATGACTATATAGAAGCATTTAACGCCGTATTAAATGCTGTGAACTCCGGCCGGATCTCTGAAGAAAGAATTAATCAAAGCGTGCTGCGAATTCTTGATTTAAAGACTAAATACGAGCTTAAATAATATATTGACATGTCAGAGAAAAATATTTTGCTTCATATTTGCTGCGCTCCTGATGCGTGTGTGCCTGTTCCTGATTTAATTTCTGAGGGCTGGAACGTTAAAGGCTTCTTTTATGGATCTAATATTCACCCGTTCGACGAGTTTAATTTGAGACTCGCGGCTCTTCACAAGTTAATAGCTCACACGGGAATAAATTGCGAAATATTGAACTATAACCCGTCTGAATGGCTCGGAAAAATTGCAGGACTCGAAAATGAACCTGAAGGCGGCAGGAGGTGTGAAGAGTGCTTCAGGATTCAATTAGAGTCAGGCGCGTTAATTGCGGAAAAATTAGGCTGTGAAAATTTCTGTACGACTCTGACTATAAGCCCGCATAAAAACGTGAATTTAATTAATTCGCTCGGTGAAAAGATTTCAGCTCATCACGGACTAACTTGGCAGAGTCGAGTCTGGCGCAAAAATAACGGCTTTCTCCGTTCAGTAAGAGAGTCTAAATTGCTTGGCCTTTATCGTCAAAATTATTGCGGCTGTATATTCAGCAAGCACGCCACTTAAACGGAGGTTCTATATAGCCGTAAAATGCCGTGTCTTGGCCTGTACGTTCGGCCCATGCTCTATTGCCGAAATCATAGTGCCACCATTCTGACGGGTAATTACTGAATCCTGCTTCAGTCATGACTCGTAAAAGAGTCATGCGGTTATTTCGTGCTATCACATTTTCTTGAATCTTTAATAGTTCGTAGTCGTCAAAATAATTCGTTCGTGAGTGCTCTTCTGTGTCGTCAAATTCTCCGCCCATTGGCAATAAATGCCCCTGAATATCCGCTAAAGTCAAATCAACAGCCCCGCCCGTCAAGTGTCCTGATACGTCATCGGGATTCTTTGATGGGAAGGCTACATAAATTTTTGTGAGTCTTAATGCTTCCTCGTCTGTAACTCCCTTTGCCTTATTTCGCGCAAAAAAAGTATCAAATAAAAATGTCTGTAACTCGAACGAACGCCACCCGTCCCATATAACAAATCTTAAGCCATCGGATAAAGACTCGGCGGCCTGTAATAATCTTTCATAGACACTTTTACGCAGCCAAACCTCAGGAAGACTCCCCGGCAAATTTTCACCGTAATACCAGCTGCGAACTAAAATTTTTTCAGGATATAAACTTGCTCGCACTAAAGGCTCATTATTTTCGATTAGCTGCATTATTAATCGCCTCGTTCATTATAAATTTTACAAAGTCGGACATGCTGACTCCGGCGGCCCTTGCTGCTTTAGGAACTAGACTCGTTGCTGTCATTCCCGGTGCTGTGTTGACTTCAAGAATAAATGCCTTATTTTCAGGAGTGAGTCTAAAATCTGCACGGCTATATTCTTTACAGCCTAAAACTTTATGAGCTTTTACGGCCATATCGCTGATAGATTTTCTTGCTGACTCGTCAATTTCAGCAGGGACTATATATTCAGTTGCTCCGGCTGTGTATTTATTTTTGTAGTCATAATAGCCAGTGTGAGGCACGATTTCTATAACTGGTAAAGCCTCAATTTTTCCGTC
Above is a window of Synergistaceae bacterium DNA encoding:
- a CDS encoding epoxyqueuosine reductase QueH is translated as MSEKNILLHICCAPDACVPVPDLISEGWNVKGFFYGSNIHPFDEFNLRLAALHKLIAHTGINCEILNYNPSEWLGKIAGLENEPEGGRRCEECFRIQLESGALIAEKLGCENFCTTLTISPHKNVNLINSLGEKISAHHGLTWQSRVWRKNNGFLRSVRESKLLGLYRQNYCGCIFSKHAT
- a CDS encoding M15 family metallopeptidase — its product is MQLIENNEPLVRASLYPEKILVRSWYYGENLPGSLPEVWLRKSVYERLLQAAESLSDGLRFVIWDGWRSFELQTFLFDTFFARNKAKGVTDEEALRLTKIYVAFPSKNPDDVSGHLTGGAVDLTLADIQGHLLPMGGEFDDTEEHSRTNYFDDYELLKIQENVIARNNRMTLLRVMTEAGFSNYPSEWWHYDFGNRAWAERTGQDTAFYGYIEPPFKWRAC